Within the Chiloscyllium plagiosum isolate BGI_BamShark_2017 chromosome 31, ASM401019v2, whole genome shotgun sequence genome, the region AGTCCAAATTCTTCCACTGTGTAAAGAAAAATCCCAAGATATGAGCCAGGATGAGAACCATTTCAGAAGTTAGTATTTGCTAGATATGCCCTTGTTCAAGTGGTTTCATTTTACTGGAACTGGTAGTTCAACAGGAGATGTCTAGGTCCTTGTTTTGTCATGTGGTTTCAGGGCCACACCTAAGAGTTTGGGTTCAAGGCAAACTGGTCAAGGAGAGGGCAAAGTCAAGAACTATCTTCAAGCTTAGACTTCATTTATTGCACGTTAATACTATCAGTGTAGAACTATTTATtgttttgattgatttattgtcacgtttacCAAAGTATGGTGAAGacctttgtttacgagcagtaacGAGTAGggcatagtaagcaaggatgtacagattaaAAAGACGTCGACAGAGTCATACAGGTTATATTGCACGGGGTGTGCAGTAGGTGAGATCACCGTTAGCAAGGTCAGTATTGTTTGAGGCTAGAGTCCATTCagccgggaagaagctgctcctgACCCTATTGGTGcacgtgttcaggcttctatcttctgcctgacggaagaggacGCAGgagatgatgttggcagcctttctgcgggaATCCACGGATGGAAGATTGGCtcccgtgatggtctgggctttGCCCACAACTTGCTGTGGTTTCTTGCATGTTAACACTGATTGCTGTCTCCACTTGTATACATAGAAACACTAGGTTCAGAGTTTATTGTTAAGAAATATCTACGCTCTAACCATCTAATCTGTAGGATTGACTCTGCCCACATACTATTCCCAATGGGAAGCAGCTCAGTGATATTGCTTCAGGGTCCGAAAACCCGAATTCAACGAAGCCCCAATTTGGCAGTAGTTTTATTTCTACACCATCCAAAATGGGAATGCAAGTATTTTCTATGAAATGGTGACTTCCCTGCAGATAGGCAACTCATAATTGTTGTCAATTATTTTAGAGCTAGATCAGAATGGTAATTTCAACAGAGAAGTAGCAATCCCGAACCCCTCAGCCTGAGAGTTCACGAGCATGTTGCGTTTGGTGCTTTTGTCTGAAATGAGTTAACTTCATTAACTGATAAAGGGATGCACTTCTCTGGTGAATGTGAGACGCAGGGCCAGGATCCAGTTTTTTGTACATGGTCACTATAACCACAGATATCCACAAACTCACTGATCAGGACTGCTGAAGGAAGAAACTCGAGGGTCAGCAGATGGCACGTGCAATCTGAACATAAAGATGTCGATGTTCCCTGATTTCCCAATGGATTTCACATCTTCGCGTCTCTCAGTCTCTGGAGACCTGGTTTTCGCAGCACTGGACCAGTTTTCTCCGAGCCCGGTCTTTTAGAGCCATTCCTCCCCTTCCTTTCAGCACTGAAGCCCGTTCCAGCGCCTTCAGTTTAGCATAATAGTCTGAGAACTTGTTAAAAAGCATGGAGATAGGCATGCCGTTGAGTATGATCCCAAAGGAAATACAGGCAAACGCAAAGACTCGACCCAGCAGCGTCTCAGGAGTGGTGTCTCCATAACCCACTGTTGAAATGCTCACCTGGAAAAAAGGCAGTGGAAATGGATCAATACGATCACTCACGCCAGCTATAAATAGAAAACCCGTAACAGTTCCTGAGGGTTATTCCCTATTGTACTCCCGTGTACCTGGTTCATTTCACCCCACATTCAATGCTCATAGTTAATGGCTGACGCCCTTTTACCCAGCAGAGGAAACCCAAACCCCCGCTTTCAGACAGATGATACCTCTAGGAAGTACTCTGTGACTCATCTTCCCCACGGCAGACAAGCTTCTTGTACGAAAGCATGTATAAAATGTTCGGAAtaagtcacactggactcaaaatggtaATTGTTTCACTCTCCGCAGATGatatcagacttgctgagtttctccagcgttctctgtatttgtttctgtgaCTGATATATCAGATGTCACGTAAACATAGAGTTCGATCGGACTTTATAACTTTACAAGGCATTTACAAGAACAAAACATTGAgtgtgttggaaatctgaaacaaactttGAACCTTTGGGGAGGTGAGCTACCATCATCTGCTTCTCTCCTTTTCCCAGGGACAGTCCCCCcatgaccctgaccctgaccctgaccctatcGCAGCTTCACCTTCAGCGATCAGTCGCAGACATAGTCAATGGGGCAGGGGCTCAGCTACAGCTCACACCCTGATCTGAAGCCAGGACAGCACtatacaccccccccccactccccaggcCCACAGTCTGGGAGGAAGGACAGCCCAGTGCCCTCACTAACTGACCGCCTGTTGTGTGCACTGTCCTTCCAAAGCCCCGACAGGGGTCCACTTCCGTGTCCATCTCCTAACCCCGCCCTCCCCGTGACGCTACCGGCCAGGCGCCTTTATGACGCACAAGCCTCGCCCCGCCCCCACAACGGTGCTCCGCCCTCTCGTGACGCACATCCGGCCTCCGCTCGCCGCGACCTCAGTTTTACGCCACGCCCATTCCGTGATTATGTGCGCATGCGCATGGCATGAAACTGGCAGAGAAGGCGGAGGGTGGATGTGGCatcagttacaacttttaaaggaCATTCGGATAAATTCATTAATAATAAATGTTTGGTGAGATAGGGACCAGGTGAGACTAttatagtttgggattatggtcggtatggactggataggccgatgggtctgtttctgtgctgtatgactccagcCTTTAAACCACGTCCCAAACCCCGACCATGACATGACGCCCCGCCCCGTCACCGCCCCCTCTCGGTGTCGCTCCGCCCCCTCCTTGTGACGCTCGGCTCCTGTCTCCACCCCCTTCGCGACACGCCACACTTATCACCCCCCCTCCCAGTGAGGCCCTGCCCTGACCCGCCCCCTCCCAGCGACGCCCCGCCCCTTCCTAGTAATGCCCGCCCTCGTTTCGCAACACCGCCCTGTCTCCGCCCACACCCGGTGACGCTCCGCCCCTTTCCCCGGCAGCGTCGCCACGCCCCGTCCCATTGATGCCCCCCACCGCAGAGTCGCCGCGCCCCGTCCCAGTGATGCCCCGCAGTCGCCACGCCCCGTCCCAGCGTCGCGTCGCCCCTCCCGCAGGTCCCAGCGTCGCCACACCCAGTCCCAGCGTCGCCCCGCCCCCCGCAGCGTCGCCCCGCCCCCCGCAGAGTCGCCACGCCCCGTCCCAGCGTCACCCCGGGCCCGGGCCTCACCGCCGCCCACCACCAGGCCGCGGGGATGCTGCTGAAGTTGGTTCCGGGGAGGTGGTGCTCGGCCTGGTGAACCAGGGCCGAGAAGGTGAAGATCCCCAGGGCCGTGAAGAGCAGGAGGCAGCAGACCTGCTGTGAGCAGCGGCGCAGGGTGAAGCCGAAAGCCCTGAGGCCGGTGGAGTAACGGGCCAGGGTGAgtacccggagcacccggagcggGCGGGCGGCCTGGAGGAGGCGGCTGTATGGCCCAGGCCCCGGGCGGCCTGCGGCCAGCTCACTGTAGAAGGGCAGCAGCGCCAGCAGGTGAGCCAGGCTCATGGGCCTGAGCACGAAGCGGTGGGGCTGAGGGGCGGAGGCCAGGCGCAGCACGAACTGGGCGCTGAGGGCGCAGCTACAGGCGGCCTCCAGGGCCCACAGGGTAGGCCCCGGGCTCCCGCTCAGCTCGGGTACCGTGCCCAGGATCAGCACGGTGATGGACAGCAGCACGGTCAGGCAGCCCGACACCCAGAGCAGGCGGCCCGTCACTGTACACGGCGGCCTCTCCAGGAGCTCCCAGAGACGGCCCCGGAGGCGGGCGAGCCAGGGCCCCGAGCCCGGGGACAcccccaggcccaggcccaggcccagcaCGGCCTGCAGCTGCCGGCGGAGCTGCTCCTCCTCGGCCTCCCGTTGGCGCCGCTCCCGCAGCAGGAGGCGGCAGCAGCGCTGGGCCCGGGCTCTCGGTACCCCCCAGTAACGCAGCTCGGAGCGGTACCGGCGGGAGcacaggcccaggcccaggcccaggcacGGCCGCCCGCTCCGGTAAAGCTGCCAAACCTCCCGGAACACCGCGGGGTCCCGGTCAAAGAAGAGCTCGTCCCGCTCGGGGCAGTAATCATCGGCGAGCCCCAGGCCGTGCTCCAGGCGCCGGCACACGGCCAGCTTCCCCAGGCGGCTGCCCGGTAACAGGGCCGCCTGCTGCCGAGCCAACACGAACCGGCTACCGCCCACATTCAGGCGGAGGGGAGCCTCCGGGCCTGGGCTCGGCTCCGGGCTTTCCCCCGGGGGCCCGGCCTCCCCGTCGCTGCTGCTGCTCGGGGACTCGGTGCTGCTCCCGCTCCAGCCCCACTCCTCCATCCCGCCTCCTCCAGCCCCGGCCCCGGGGCTAAAACCTGCCCGAAAACCCATTAAAGGATTAGTTTAGGCGGATTGGATTAGAGTCTATCCCCGGGCTCCAACCTGACAAGATAATCCCGTCTGTAGGTTTAAAAATATCCCTTTGGGAGGTGTCTGAGCTCTACCCAACTGTTCCTGCAGCTCCCAGAGTAAACCACCACGACAGCACTGCAGAGAAAGACAACAGCAGCCAAGATGGTTTTGCAACACAATAAACAAATAGTTTAAAAAGTTACTGCACAACTTCCTTAATGTGCTGCTGTTAGACTGGGCTGGACAACTGTCATAGGGCACTTCATCTgccgaaggagcagcgctcccccaaagcttgtgatttccaataaacccTGTTCGATTAtaaacctggtgtggtgtgacttctgactagcGCTCCATAAACACACACAAACCGCACATCAATTAATAGTGACTGCAAAGAGAAAACATTGCTTTATAAACAAGCGATTTAATGAGTATCTGAAATAGAAATCAAAGTAGATTTTAAGAATTTGAAACTAAAGCAACTACACTTCCAGCTGTAAAATGTGCAACAAAATGCTCTATTTTCCGACTgtcattttatgtatttttcaCTTTATTGTACAATTGCCAGCTGAGTGAGTTGTCCAAATTCCCTCCCTGATCAGTGTCGAATGTTTTCCTTTAACAATATTCTCAAACCTCCTTCATTGAACAGAGGTGAGCAAAGGGTTGAATTAATAAAAGATCAGGCAAGAGGAGATGTAAATGATTTGGGATGGAACACTATGGCTAGATACATGACTGAGGAACGATAAGAAAGTCAGTAGAAACACATGACAAGACGAGTATGAGTGAAGTATATTTCTGGGTAGTTTTGCAAAGCAGACTTCCATAGCAGGCCACTCCAGAACCATTGAAATATTAGTCTGTACATGTAAATTGGTCAAGGCTACAACAATGCATCAAGATGAAGAAAAAAATAGACAACTACAAAAAAGGAGACAAATAAGATCCATTTTGGAGAGTACAGCATCCCTTTCCCACCCCGGCTCAGAAAAGAAATAGTCCAGAAAATCTAATTTAATCCAACGTCATTGATTTATCAGAAATGTATTAAAACTCCAATGAAATTTAACAATAGCTACAAAAACATTGAGTGAAACATAAACTTGATGAAAACAGCTGATCATAATTTTTTATAATTACACATTAAGATTTAACTGGAGTTTGTTAATGAAATTTTAATAACAGTCATTCTCCCTGAACAGGAAGAGAGCCAAAACACAAAAGTCAGTCATCAAGGTCATTGAAGAGTGCCATTCTAAGGAAAAATAATTCACAGACAATAATCTCCTGGTTTCATTACAATCAATAAACATATTATTTCTTGCATATCATTAATTTATGGCTCAAGTACAATCCTGCAACAGGAGTGTGCATATGCAGCATTTACTTCCTTTTTAATCTACTGTGTAATTAGCTTAGTGAATTTAATTCTCTAAAGCTAATCGGTGAGACTTGTACCAAGTAGTCAAATATCACATCCTGTGTCAGTTTTCATTGCTCTTAGAGATTGAGAGTGGAAGCTGCAGCAGCAAATGGAAAAAGGAATTATTGGGATTGAATTTTGAACTTGTTCCCAAGCCCAAAACTGGCCAGGCGGATTAGTCACTTAATTGTAGACACCAGCCTTCCAGCGGAAATCAGTTGGTTTTCTATAAAGGGCAGCACGTTGAAGATGTAGAATGAATGAATTGCTAGGGACAGACAAGGAGGTCTGAAGATTAAATCCAACAACAAACAATAGCACCAGTTTGAGTGGGTGAGTTGACCAGATGCACACATCACAAAATGGAGTGTTAGTGGTATATGTACCATACTTCAATTAATTTTCTAGAGTATTTCTCCTCTTTATTTGATGTTGCCCTGGTCAATCCCCTTATCTTTGTAAGAGATTTCTCTGGTCAACACTATTCCACAGACAGGTGGGTGACAGATACTAAAATGCAACCTGAACAAATTGCAGGAAACACTTTGCAACTGTTGCAAACATGACATAACAGCTGATCAGCAGCTCTCAGGACATCATTCACAGGCAGGAGCCTGTAACACAACAGCAAATTGGTGTCATTACAGAACTGGACAAGAGCAGAGCTTCCCAGAGTGGGGCCAGTCCACCAACTGGGATGATAAGGTTGAGATTGTCAATTCCAAAGGAGCAATGGCCACTGCGGAGCTCTGCTCAAGTTAATAACAATACACACTCTTAACAGAGCTCCTGTAGGTCTCTTTCTTCCCactttcaattttcatttcagtGTCTTGACTGACCCAAGAGGACACGTCAAAACCTTCTTCTGACTGGCAGTAAACTCCCTTCACACGATGCCACAATTATTTATGGCTTTAACAAAATTGTCCACAACTGGACAAAGAAAAACAGTATTAGTAATTAAGGAGCCAGGCCTTACATATGAGGATGTATAGATGCTGCCATAATTAATCCATCCTAGCACAACTTTAATGTAAAGGTCGACAGTCAGGAAGTAAATAAAATTGGGCAGTTTTTGTTGGAGATTCTGCTGGAAATGGTACTTGCTTCTTTCCTGTGCGTCAGCAGTTTATATTGTGAAGAACAGGTGCAAGATTTGTACCACTCAATGGGAGTGGGTGGATTTGTACTGGGGTGTTTGTAGTGCAAGGATGACCATCTATTGCAACACAGCTAAAGGGCACCTCGAAGCTTCAGTTAATTTTCCTTTAGCTTCCCCGTTTGCATTAATTTTATTATAGAATGCAGTGAGGCCATTGAAATGGACTTGGGGTGCACTTATGAGCAGATGCACATACCTTCAGGCAACTGGTTTCAATTTACCTCAATTCTCAAGAAGAAACAGCACTTGGCAGTTGGAGGAGAGGAGACCTGGGCAAAGGACACTTCTAGTACAGTAATATTACAAATTGACCCTTTAAACTTTGGAAAAAAGGTAATAGAAAAAATGATAACAGAAACATCAAGTCAATTAAATTTCAGTATAATTTGCCCAGTTTAGGTTGCATGGTTAATCAAAAGGGAAGGTTAAATACTTCAGACAATTCAGTGCTGAAAAACCAAGATAATCCAGCAAAATAAAAAACACTGATGGGAGGAACACTGATTGAAATCAAAGCCGACTTTGGGAAATGGAGATCGTTTGATATTCAAGAACATCTCAATGCAATTTCCCCAATCACCTGCAATGATCCTTCCTATTTTAGAACTCCCACTTTTTAAAGTAGTTATATAATTTCCTGACTGCAGCAGGAGCACCTCCCTGATCTTTTCTACACGTGGTGACTGTCCAATTGCTAACTCAGAACACTAAGGAATCCTGTACATATAACtacttcattctttttctcccaCTTCCCAGTCCACTGGCAGAACAGGCAGCATGATCTGAGATGGGAAATGTGAATGGATACCCTCCCCTGTGCAGCACTAGCCAGATCCTGGCATCATCTTTTCTGATCAACACCCTGAGACCCACTAAACCCCCGTTCATTGCAGCCCTGCACATTATGCAGATAATTAATGCCGTTTATACCAGCAAATTTATTCTGCTCTGGTGCTGAAATTCAGTCACCTTCAAGTACCCAGTTCAAGTTTATTCCAATGTTAAAGCAATAAAGAATAAAAAGCATAATAAAATTTCTATAGTGTAAATAAATATGTTTAAGTGCCTTAAATCTCAAACTGGTAAACCATTGAAGATTTACTGTCAATAAATATTTCCAATGTTACAGGATTATGTTTTTGTTCAGATATTTAAAATGACTAAACATCTGAAGGTTAGAACGGGAAGGAATGTCACACAAGCTCTTCAGACATTCCTCTGCTAGTTTGCTGGTCATTTTCAGCTTATTAATATTCTACATTTGCAAAGGTTCTCACAGTAATAAGGAAGTAGCAATCACATTTAAGTTTCCAATTTGGCTTACACTTGAATAATCTTGCTCGGTTGTTGACAAGTTTTACCTCCTGCCTGTGCCAAGACATTCTGAGAAAGGGATTTCCATCAACATCCACCGCAATGTAGTATCCTCTCACTAATCACTAGGCACTAGATCCAAGTGAGGGAGGCATTCTTCAATCAGAATTACACATCAAATTGGCTATTAAGAAAGGCCAAAAGGACAACAATCTAGAATTGGCAAAGCTCAATCTGAAGCAATACATGCACAGAATCTTTATGGCATTAACTACAGAAATATGTCGAAGAGATTGCAAGTCACTCTTTGGTGGTGGTAACTTGAAGTAAGGAACCATGGTGTGCTGGAGATTGGAATGCTCGAATGtgtttgaggttttttttcttttcccagtGTAATGGTGAATGGTCAGCGATGGGGGCACCCTTTTGGAATTTTCCTGGAATCCTTTTTTGGACACAATCTCCTCATTAAAACGTCCTATAAGTACTACCAGAACCTGACAAATAAGTACTTTACCAAAACCCTGAGcaataaaattaaatattaaactgaTCCTTAGGCTGTTTGATCAATTCACCAACATAGGAAGCTCTGCTGAAATTAAAAACTCAACACTTCGAACAGAAAATCTCAGATCCATTCCTCTTCATTCAGATAGCAAAAACCTATAAAAACAAACAGACAGATAGAGAGGAGCAGATTTAATGCAGTAAGGAAACAGGATAGCCTTCAGAGAGTTTCATTGTTACACTAACATCTGCAAAGAAACAGTATGAATTCTACTTTTATTTAACTCTCAGATCCCACTTCACTCTTAATTGGTCCTTGCTCATATTATTGGCTAAATACTGATGTTCATGTGTATATAGCTATCCTTTCCAATTACATGGAACTCAGCATCAAATCAGATCATGATTTTGTGTTGACCCATAACTTTTACCTTCAAAATTGCAGCTTTAACAGAATCCACATCTATAAAGTTCAGAAAAAATAACTGAACTATTAGGTGGTGTCACTCTGTACTAACAAAACCAGTGACATCACTGTAACAGGGATCCCAAAACCAGTGACATCACTGTATCAGGGATCCCAAAACCAGTGACATCACTGTAACAGGGACTCCAAAAGGTTCGGTGTAGTCTGGTCAATTTTATTCATTTAGGAGATATAGGTGTCACATTGGGGCAAAATTTACAGCCCAACCCTACTGGTcattgagaaggaggtggtgagccaCTCCTTGAGCTGCTACAATCCACTTGACATGGGGAGACTCACTGTTTGGGAGtgtgttccaagattttgacccaaataTTGTATTGAATTGTAGCACTTGCTGATACTGCACAACCGTCCTTAGTCTCAATTATCAAATTTTGGAGCAGGGCTGGATCATTGACAGAGAGATAAGAATTGGAGCCATTGCACATACTGACATATCTGCAGGACAATGGGATGTTGTATATTGATGAAATCCACAGCACCACAATCCAGCTACATACTTCACTAAAATAAGGTGCTGAAGCTTCCAAGAAGCAACAACTTTGATTGCAATTGTCATCACACATGAAGACCAACTGCTGCACATTTCTTCCACAACTTTCCCAATCCATGCTGTCAAAGAAATGTGAAGTGCAGCAAACTCAGCCATCCCTGTTGGAATCAGAGTAAGCATGACATGCCTCCTCCTCCTCTAGCATTAGCTACTATATGGTAAATATAAAGTTCTGGACTGGGTGGTGGGTGAGGAGTTGGGGTATGGTCAGGTTGTCGACAGAATAGTTGGACAGTTGGTAGGGAGGTAGTTGTGTCAGTTTGGGTAGGTAGGTGTTGCTTTGGTCAGGTCAGCAAAGTGCTGAGGGTGGGCATTGGCTGTGAAGGTTACCAACTACTGGACCAGGTTTGAACATAGCCATCATGTAAGTATGGAATAATGCCATTTACAGAGGATCCTGGCATCAGGGGACTTGCCCATCAGAACCTTAACCTTTCCAGGCAATTCCTATACATGAGGGGCTTCAGTCGTATGTTTAATCCCTGACAATCTGGAGGTCTGACCACCTGGCCCATCGCTGAGACTTTAACCATGAAATGGAATACTTCACTGTTTCTGCCACAATGAGTCCTCTTGGTGTTTCCTGACCTAGGTCACAAGGATGAGAATTAATTCAGAGTGTGAAATCCTTTGcaacaattttgttttgataCAGAAGGAAGATGagacaaagggcagtgggaaaacTTTACTGGCACTTAACATCAAAGATGTTACACAAAGTAGGTCAATCAGCCTCAAGTTAATATTTCATCACTGGCTCATTTTTTTAAGGTTTTCAGCAGTTTTTATTTCCATCTTAATGCAATGCATAATAAATCATATCACTAATTCACAGAAGGAGCATGTCTTGTTTTACATCTTCAGTCTCTAAAAAAAACTACTTTCAGGCTGACATTGCCTCTTTAATAAAGGCACATGGAATTTCAGCAGCTGGAAGGAAAAAGGATCATCCAAACGGATGAATCCAGTAAATCCCAACACAGCTGTCTGTAAATGCAGACTTGTTACTGCTAGTTCCCAGCATCAAATTAGCACTCAATTCTCAGGTACCCTCAAATAATATTTCCAATTGGATGGAAAATGAGAATACTCGTAACtagtccttggactcctccatcgccagaccatagcaacatgacggctggaggaagagcgcctcatcttccgcctaggaaccctccaaccacaagggatgaactcagatttctccagtttcctcatttcccctccccccaccttgtctcagtcaaatccctcgaactcagcaccgccttcctaacctccttggatgctgcctgacctgctgcacttttccagcaacacattttcacctcagatctccagcatctgcagtcctcactttctcctactagtAACTTTACTCAAAGTTCCTTGCCCAGATGATTCCCCAAAGAATAGATATTCCCCATTCCTCTGAGCAGCTTTCAATCACTGGCTACATGAAATTAGGATGTAAAAATGTGCTATGTTTCACTCACTGGGCATTACTCTTACCTGAATTGGAAGCTGGTAGATTCATGCCTCACTCAAGATGCATGCACAGAATGAATGCTGCAGTGCTATGCTATTGGAGGCTTCATCtattggatgaaatgttaaaccaggTCCTTGTGTGGAAATCAATGCTTTTCCTCCATTTCAacaatagttcagaaaagatttacaaggatgttgccagggttggaggatttgagctatagggagaggctgaataggctggggctgttttccctggagcatcggaggctgaggggtgaccttatagaggtttataaaatcatgagggacatggagagggtaagtagacaaagtctcttccctgaggtgggggagtccagaactagagggcataggtttagggtgagggggggaaagatataaaagagacctaagaggcaacgttttcactcagagggtggtgtgcgtatggaatgagctgccagaggaagtggtgaaggtggtacaattgcaacatgtaaaaggtatctggatgggtatatgaacagaaagggtttggagggatatgggccaaatgctggcatgtgggactagactgggttgggatatctggtcgacatggatgagttggaccgtgctgtacatctctatgacatcagGGCATTCtaaaattgcaaaggacccaAGAAAT harbors:
- the LOC122565536 gene encoding potassium voltage-gated channel subfamily V member 2-like gives rise to the protein MGFRAGFSPGAGAGGGGMEEWGWSGSSTESPSSSSDGEAGPPGESPEPSPGPEAPLRLNVGGSRFVLARQQAALLPGSRLGKLAVCRRLEHGLGLADDYCPERDELFFDRDPAVFREVWQLYRSGRPCLGLGLGLCSRRYRSELRYWGVPRARAQRCCRLLLRERRQREAEEEQLRRQLQAVLGLGLGLGVSPGSGPWLARLRGRLWELLERPPCTVTGRLLWVSGCLTVLLSITVLILGTVPELSGSPGPTLWALEAACSCALSAQFVLRLASAPQPHRFVLRPMSLAHLLALLPFYSELAAGRPGPGPYSRLLQAARPLRVLRVLTLARYSTGLRAFGFTLRRCSQQVCCLLLFTALGIFTFSALVHQAEHHLPGTNFSSIPAAWWWAAVSISTVGYGDTTPETLLGRVFAFACISFGIILNGMPISMLFNKFSDYYAKLKALERASVLKGRGGMALKDRARRKLVQCCENQVSRD